GGCCCGCGCAGCGGGGGCAGCCCCACCTCGGGGTCCGATCCCGGCCCGGAGGTGTCGTAGAGGCGCAGCGGGGGGTTGTCCCCGGTCAGCACCACCTCGGCGAACGGCACCCGGATGTCCGGCCGTGACCCCTCGACGTAGACCTTGCGACGTGCCTGCATGACAGCCTCCCTGATGGTCAACAGGACCAGCCGAAGTGGTCCAGCGGGCCGCGTCCCGCGCCCAGCTCCCAGTCCCGCGCGCCGGTCAGCGCGCGGGTGACGTACTCCTTGGCGGCGGCGACCGCGACCGGCACCGGGTCACCGGCGGCCAGCCGGACGGCGACCGCCGCCGAGAACGAGCAACCCGTGCCGTGGTTGTGCCGGGTGTCCACCCGGGGCGCGCGCAGCAGCGTGGTCGTCCCGCCGCCGCAGAGCACGTCCACCGACTCGCCGTCGGCGTCCACGTCGCCGCCGGTCACCACGACGTGCGCCGGGCCACCGGCCGCGAGCGCCTCGGCCGCCGCGACCATCTCCTCGACCGTGGTCACCGGGCGTCCGGTGAGGGCGGCGGCCTCCGCGCAGTTCGGCGTCGCCACCTGCGCGTACGGCAGCAGCCGCTCGACCGCCGCCACCACGCCGAGCGGGTGCCCGCTGGTGGCGACCAGCACCGGGTCGACGACCAGGTGCGGCAGTCGGCCCGCCTTCGCCGCCTCGGCGATCGCGTCGGCGACGGCCGGGGTGCCGAGCATCCCGGTCTTCACCGCCCGTACGCCGAAGTCGGCGAGCACGCTGTCGAGCTGGTCGGTGACGGTGCGCGGGGGCAGCGGCAGCACGGCGTCCACGCCCCGGGTGTTCTGGGCGGTGATCGCGGTGATCACACTGGTGCCGTACGCGCCGAGCGCGGCGAAGACCTTGAGGTCGGCCTGGATGCCCGCTCCCCCGCCGGAGTCTGATCCGGCGATGGTGAGCACGGTCTGTGGCGTCACTGCTGTCCTCTTCCGGTGGGGGGCTGCGGCCGACCGTGCCCACTCCGGGCGGTCAGGCTTGATCCCTGCGTGGGCACGGTCGGCCGCAGC
This genomic interval from Micromonospora coxensis contains the following:
- the thiD gene encoding bifunctional hydroxymethylpyrimidine kinase/phosphomethylpyrimidine kinase, encoding MTPQTVLTIAGSDSGGGAGIQADLKVFAALGAYGTSVITAITAQNTRGVDAVLPLPPRTVTDQLDSVLADFGVRAVKTGMLGTPAVADAIAEAAKAGRLPHLVVDPVLVATSGHPLGVVAAVERLLPYAQVATPNCAEAAALTGRPVTTVEEMVAAAEALAAGGPAHVVVTGGDVDADGESVDVLCGGGTTTLLRAPRVDTRHNHGTGCSFSAAVAVRLAAGDPVPVAVAAAKEYVTRALTGARDWELGAGRGPLDHFGWSC